A stretch of the Gossypium hirsutum isolate 1008001.06 chromosome D07, Gossypium_hirsutum_v2.1, whole genome shotgun sequence genome encodes the following:
- the LOC107956051 gene encoding secreted RxLR effector protein 161-like → MKDCKAISTPMNQKEKLIKDDGSAKVIEAEFRSLVGCLMYLTATRPDILNAVSILSRFMHCPNETHMRVAKRVIRYIKGTWSYGVKFLKHGELKLIGFSDSDWGGSIDDMKSTSGYCFFLGSGMFSWSSKKQETVVQSTAEAEFVAVIATVDQALWLRKILVDLNMEQKQSTEILVD, encoded by the coding sequence ATGAAAGATTGCAAAGCAATAAGTACTCCTATGAATCAAAAAGAGAAGTTAATCAAAGATGATGGTTCTGCCAAAGTCATTGAAGCTGAGTTCAGGAGTTTGGTAGGTTGTCTAATGTACTTAACAGCAACCAGGCCCGACATCTTGAATGCTGTAAGTATTCTCTCCAGATTCATGCATTGTCCCAATGAGACTCACATGAGAGTTGCAAAAAGAGTTATCAGATACATCAAGGGGACTTGGAGTTATGGAGTGAAGTTTTTAAAGCACGGGGAATTAAAGTTAATTGGTTTCTCTGACAGTGATTGGGGTGGCTCAATTGATGATATGAAGAGTACCTCTGGTTATTGTTTTTTCCTTGGATCAGGCATGTTCTCttggagctcgaagaagcaagAAACTGTAGTTCAATCCACTGCTGAGGCAGAATTTGTGGCTGTAATAGCAACAGTTGACCAAGCTCTCTGGTTAAGAAAGATTCTTGTTGATCTAAACATGGAGCAGAAGCAAAGCACAGAGATTCTAGTTGATTAA
- the LOC107956050 gene encoding uncharacterized protein — protein MKVLNLIRDFELQKVKESESVKKYSDRLLSISNKVRLLGSELNDSRIVEKLLVTVPEKFEATITTLENTKDLSKISLVKILNTLQEQEQRRSMRQEGVIEGALHVKHQDNNRPDAKCSKCNQLGHEVVICKVKGQVQEVDAQVADQEEED, from the exons ATGAAAGTCCTGAATCTAATCAGGGATTTTGAGTTGCAGAAGGTGAAGGAGTCTGAGTCAGTGAAAAAATATTCTGACAGACTTCTTAGCATTTCCAACAAGGTGAGATTGCTTGGTTCTGAGTTGAACGACTCTAGAATCGTAGAAAAGCTACTGGTCACTGTTCCAGAGAAGTTTGAAGCCACCATTACTACTCTGGAGAACACCAAGGACCTGTCAAAGATCTCTCTTGTAAAGATCTTAAATACTTTACAAGAACAAGAGCAAAGAAGATCTATGAGGCAAGAGGGAGTGATAGAAGGTGCCTTACATGTCAAGCATCAAGACAACAACag ACCTGACGCCAAATGCTCCAAATGCAATCAACTTGGACATGAAGTAGTGATTTGCAAGGTCAAAGGCCAAGTGCAAGAAGTAGATGCACAGGTAGCTGATCAAGAAGAAGAAGATTGA